One segment of Urocitellus parryii isolate mUroPar1 chromosome 5, mUroPar1.hap1, whole genome shotgun sequence DNA contains the following:
- the LOC113189589 gene encoding olfactory receptor 6C4-like: protein MKNQTYLTEFILLGLTDILEVQIVIFILLLLTYVFSISGNLTIIILTLLDSHLQTPMYFFLRNFSFLEISFTSTFTPRLLFSISSGNKTISFAGCFTQYFFAIFFGATEFYLLTAMSYDRYVAICKPLHYTTIMNSKVCLQLVLCSWICGFLIILFPIILTSQLDFCGSNVLNHYYCDYGPLIEISCSDTSLLELFDFILALLTLVVTLVLVVLSYTNIIRTILKIPSAQQRKKAFSTCSSHMIVISLSYGSCIFMYIKPSAKEGVAFNKGIAVLNTSVAPLLNPFIYTLRNKQVKQAFRDMARKIVSI, encoded by the coding sequence atgaaaaaccaaactTATCTTACAGAATTCATTCTGCTGGGACTAACAGACATCTTAGAGGTtcaaattgtaatttttatactTCTCCTCCTCACCTATGTATTCAGCATCAGTGGAAATCTGACAATCATCATCCTCACTCTGCTGGACTCCCACCTCCAGActcccatgtatttcttcctccGGAATTTCTCCTTCCTGGAAATTTCCTTTACATCCACTTTCACTCCTAGGCTACTATTCAGCATCTCATCTGGAAATAAGACTATCAGCTTTGCTGGTTGCTTTACTCAGTActtctttgctattttctttgGGGCCACTGAATTTTACCTTCTGACTGCCAtgtcctatgaccgctatgtggccatctgcaaacctCTGCATTATACCACCATCATGAACAGCAAGGTCTGCCTCCAACTAGTACTCTGCTCCTGGATTTGTGGCTTCCTGATCATCTTATTCCCAATCATCCTGACCAGTCAGTTAGATTTCTGTGGGTCCAATGTGCTGAATCATTATTATTGTGACTATGGACCCCTCATAGAAATATCTTGCTCAGATACAAGTCTACTGGAACTCTTTGACTTTATTTTAGCACTTCTGACCTTAGTGGTCACCCTAGTGCTAGTAGTTCTCTCCTACACAAACATCATTAGGACCATTCTGAAGATCCCCTCAgctcagcaaaggaaaaaggcCTTTTCCACATGTTCTTCCCACATGATTGTCATCTCCCTCTCTTATGGAAGCTGCATCTTCATGTACATAAAGCCTTCAGCAAAAGAAGGAGTTGCCTTCAATAAGGGAATAGCTGTGCTCAATACATCAGTTGCCCCTTTACTGAACCCATTCATTTATACTCTGAGGAATAAACAGGTAAAACAAGCCTTCAGGGATATGGCCAGAAAAATTGTgagtatttaa